In a single window of the Vespa crabro chromosome 18, iyVesCrab1.2, whole genome shotgun sequence genome:
- the LOC124430370 gene encoding coatomer subunit epsilon, whose product MARQQQSDVDELFDVKNHFYIGNYQQCINEAQKIKPSSSDVAMERDVFLYRAYIAQRKFRVVLDEINNSSPPELQPLKTLADYFANPSRREAIVAELDQAANHTNLDNHNFMIVAATIYYHEKNLESALRVLRNVDHLECLALTLQIYLKMDRLDLARKELKTMQEKDDDATLTQLAQAWLNISSGGDKLQDAYYIFQEMIDKHSSTSMLLNGQATCFIGQAKYEEAETALQESLDKDSNNPDTLINMIVLSQHMGKPPEVANRYLSQLKDSHLEHPFVQEYLQKEIEFQRLRKQYSSSA is encoded by the exons ATGGCACGTCAGCAGCAAAGCGATGTCGATGAATTGTTCGACGTAAAAAATCACTTTTATATCGGTAATTATCAACAATGTATCAACGAAGCACAAAAAATCAAG CCCTCTTCTTCGGACGTGGCAATGGAACGcgatgtatttttatatcgtgCTTACATAGCACAAAGGAAATTCCGTGTTGTTTTAGATGAAATCAATAATTCATCGCCACCAGAATTACAACCATTGAAAACATTAGCGGATTATTTTGCAAATCCGTCACGTAGAGAAGCAATTGTTGCAGAATTAGATCAAGCAGCAAATCACACTAATTTAGACAATCACAATTTTATGATTGTTGCTGCtactatatattatcatgaaaagaATTTAGAATCTGCACTACGAGTACTTCGCAATGTAGATCATTTGGAATGTTTAGCATTAACATtgcaaatttatttgaaaatggaTCGTTTGGATTTGGCTAGAAAAGAACTCAAAACAATGCAGGAGAAAGATGATGATGCTACATTAACGCAACTCGCTCAAGCTTGGTTAAATATAAGCAGTGGAGGGGACAAATTACAGGAtgcttattatatatttcag GAAATGATTGACAAGCATTCCAGTACAAGTATGTTGTTAAATGGTCAAGCTACTTGTTTTATTGGTCAAGCAAAATATGAAGAAGCTGAAACAGCTTTGCAAGAATCACTTGACAAAGATAGTAATAATCCTGACACCTTAATCAATATGATTGTCCTTTCGCAACATATGGGAAAACCACCTGAAGTTGCTAATCGTTATTTAAGTCAATTAAAGGATTCTCATTTGGAACATCCATTTGTTCAAGAATATTtgcaaaaagaaattgaatttcaAAGACTTAGAAAACAATATTCGTCGTCTGCctaa
- the LOC124430371 gene encoding poly(A) RNA polymerase gld-2 homolog A-like isoform X1 translates to MYHTMYPPQMMVQIMGGQHASGQYLSTPTQMVHINSTNVLSPAEYTQYIPDVSGHNRHHMMQTGSYPLELLQLMGVEIPSLRHIDYVSNVGTGSGSGNWPRRIIPPNNTSPLQPPLHLNFRPSNNNSIKKQHWSNKTSKKSSYRENFLYNDKYNSDSGFSSRSPTPSKYQADSSQNESSDERDSITSSIEQGIKKLHRVQSDYNIVNNKITEEGFISSASAHQFYQNQRPINYYPAFSTPRSFQNYQNKRRYHTGKGSPPPQKSQRGKKFTGVILPGYSMFPRCHTAPDRFLARSHLIEVNYTPTDLITGTVWDKLSQDIWKKFITNQQTEIVYRNKMNLWKYLYVLIKGTFPKYGLFLVGSTMNGFGSDNSDVDMCLLVRHTEMDQKNEAIAHLEQILRCLKRSDIITQLELIQAKVPILKFHDAMQNLEVDLNCNNAVGIRNTHLLYCYSQIDWRVRPLVLVVKLWAQCQNINDAKNMTISSYSLVLMVIHFLQCGVNPPVLPCLHSLYVGKFGPHTDIHSIDINEKLNIPPIWFYPTNRQSLGELFVEFFRYYVTFDFSQYAISVRLARKIPIEECRRARSLKNDPHQWKCLCIEEPFDLTNTARSVYDPDVFARIKQVFDCTYQKLKEGHNLASIFVKVNTISSFAMT, encoded by the exons atgtatcaCACTATGTATCCACCACAAATGATGGTGCAGATTATGGGTGGCCAACATGCGAGTGGACAATATCTATCAACGCCAACACAAATGGTACATATTAATAGTACAAATGTATTATCACCGGCAGAGTATACACAGTATATACCCGATGTGTCTGGCCATAATAGGCATCATATGATGcag ACTGGAAGTTATCCATTGGAATTATTGCAATTAATGGGTGTTGAAATTCCTTCATTGCGGCACATAGATTATGTCAGTAATGTAGGTACTGGTTCTGGTTCAGGAAACTGGCCAAGGCGAATTATTCCGCCAAACAATACTTCCCCTCTACAACCACCCTTGCATCTAAATTTTAGACcatcgaataataattcaataaagaAACAACATTGGAGTAataaaacaagtaaaaaaagtTCGTATAGAGAAAACTTTttgtataatgataaatataatagtgaCAGTGGCTTTAGTTCCCGTTCTCCAACCCCCAGTAAATATCAAGCTGATAGTAGCCAGAATGAAAGTTCAGATGAACGGGATTCTATAACATCTTCAATCGAACAAGGAATCAA AAAGTTACATAGAGTGCAATCAGactataatattgtaaataataaaattacagaAGAAGGTTTTATTTCAAGTGCCTCAGCacatcaattttatcaaaatcaaCGAcccattaattattatcctgCTTTTTCAACTCCCAGatcatttcaaaattatcagaataaaagaagatatcaTACAG GTAAAGGTAGTCCACCACCTCAAAAATCTCAACGGGGTAAAAAGTTCACAGGAGTAATATTACCAGGTTACAGTATGTTCCCTAGGTGTCATACAGCTCCAGATCGATTTCTCGCTAGATCTCATCTTATTGAAGTAAATTATACGCCAACCGATTTAATAACTGGAACGGTGTGGGACAAACTTTCGCAGGATATTTGGAAGAAGTTTATTACAAATCAGCAAACTGAAATtgtttatagaaataaaatgaatcttTGGAAATATCTCTATGTTTTAATAAag GGAACGTTTCCAAAATATGGATTATTTTTGGTTGGTTCAACAATGAATGGTTTTGGATCTGACAATAGCGATGTAGATATGTGCTTACTAGTGAGACATACAGAAATGGATCAAAAAAATGAAGCTATCGCCCACTTAGAACAGATATTAAGGTGTCTCAAACGATctg atattataacaCAACTTGAACTTATACAAGCAAAAGTACCAATCTTGAAGTTTCACGATGCTATGCAAAATTTAGAAGTCGATCTCAATTGCAATAATGCTGTAGGAATACGTAATACTCATCtcctttattgttattctcaaa ttGACTGGAGAGTAAGACCTTTGGTTCTAGTTGTCAAATTATGGGCTCAATgtcaaaatataaatgacgCCAAAAACATGACAATATCTAGTTACTCTTTAGTTTTAATGGTCATACATTTTCTACAAT GTGGCGTCAATCCTCCAGTTCTTCCATGTTTACATTCTTTATATGTAGGAAAATTTGGACCACATACAGATATTCATTCCATAGATATTAATGAGAAATTAAACATTCCGCCTATATGGTTTTATCCTACAAATCGTCAATCGCTCGGGGAACTTTTTGTAGAATTTTTTAGATATTACGTCACATTCGA TTTCAGCCAATATGCTATTTCTGTGCGTTTGGCACGTAAAATACCAATAGAAGAATGTAGGAGAGCACGATCGTTAAAAAATGATCCACATCAATGGAAATGTCTATGTATTGAAG AACCCTTTGATTTGACAAATACTGCTAGGTCGGTGTATGATCCAGACGTATTTGCAAGAATCAAGCAGGTATTTGATTGTACCTATCAAAAACTAAAGGAAGGTCATAATTTAGCAAGCATCTTTGTCAAAGTTAATACTATATCATCTTTTGCTATGACATAA
- the LOC124430372 gene encoding regulator of nonsense transcripts 1, with the protein MSVDAYGPSSQTLTFLDTEEADLIGADTQGSEFDFTDFTLPSPSQTQASQHDAAQSQPSQPIQVNGTSGSSSLDLKISGAAQSLAELQFEEEEEEAYYNRDLPEHACKYCGIHEASCVVMCNVCRKWFCNGRGNTSGSHIINHLVRAKHKEVTLHRDGPLGETVLECYSCAVRNVFVLGFIPAKADSVVVLLCRQPCAAQSSLKDMNWDQEQWKPLIEDRSFLAWLVKIPSEQEQLRARQISAQQINKLEELWRDNVDATFQDLEKPGVDEEPQQVLLRYEDGYQYQNIFGPLVKLEADYDKRLKESQTQENIEVRWDVGLNKKTIAYFMLAKTDGDMKLMHGDELRLRYLGELHKPWSGIGHVIKIPDNYGEEVGIELKNNAGAPTECISNFVVDFIWKSTSFDRMQLALRKFAVDDTSVSAYIYHRLLGHEVEEVLFRCHLPKHFSAPNLPDLNRSQVYAVKHAVQRPLSLIQGPPGTGKTVTSATIVYQLVKQNGGPVLVCAPSNTAVDQLTEKVHKSNLKVVRLCAKSREAIDSPVSFLALHNQIKNMETNTELQKLQQLKDETGELSSVDEKRYRLLKKAAEKELLEAADVICCTCVGAGDPRLHRLKFHSILIDESMQATEPECMVPVVLGAKQLILVGDHCQLGPVVMCKKAARAGLSQSLFERLVVLGIRPFRLEVQYRMHPDLSRFPSNFFYEGSLQNGVCADERKLLKIDFPWPAPDKPMFFYVTQGQEEIAGSGTSYLNRTEASNVEKITTRFLRCGVKPEQIGVITPYEGQRAYLVQYMQYQGSLHSKLYQEIEVASVDAFQGREKDIIIMSCVRSNEHQGIGFLNDPRRLNVALTRAKYGIIIVGNPKVLSKQPLWNHLLSFYKEQKVLVEGPLNNLKESMIQFAKPKKLVNAANPGSHFMTTSMYDAREVLIPGSVYDRSGNQVNGTQNHNPYYQRNVPLDIFSRTHDTISYISPERAQAAMNNVPVPVGMFMNMAHVPPRFYNQHQQALQARQNQRNRRGTPASKNKSGARMGKLSQTEQNTQPYSQPGLPLTQGTTQGMSQPGFSLSQPGLSQAELSQDSFAVGEFQSQMDGLLSQDSTYQGDRSGFYQSGQSQAGGQFSQPY; encoded by the exons ATGAGCGTCGATGCTTATGGGCCAAGTAGCCAAACCCTAACGTTCCTTGATACCGAGGAAGCTGATTTAATTGGTGCCGATACTCAAGGAAGTGAATTTGATTTCACAGACTTTACATTACCATCGCCAAGCCAGACACAGGCTTCGCAACACGATGCGGCTCAAAGTCAACCGAGTCAGCCTATACAG GTTAATGGAACGAGTGGTAGTTCGTCATTGGACTTAAAAATTTCTGGTGCTGCTCAGAGTCTAGCCGAATTACaatttgaagaagaagaagaagaggcatATTATAATCGTGATTTACCAGAACATGCTTGCAAATATTGCGGTATTCATGAAGCTTCTTGCGTCGTTATGTGCAACGTATGTCGTAAATGGTTCTGCAATGGACGAGGCAATACATCTGGTTCTCATATTATCAATCACCTTGTTCGAGCAAAGCACAAAGAAGTTACATTGCACAG aGATGGACCATTGGGTGAAACTGTATTAGAATGTTATTCTTGTGCGGTTAGAAATGTATTTGTTCTTGGTTTTATACCGGCTAAAGCAGATTCTGTTGTTGTATTATTGTGCCGACAACCTTGTGCAGCCCAGAGCTCTCTAAAAGACATGAATTG GGATCAAGAACAATGGAAACCTTTGATAGAAGATCGTAGTTTCTTAGCATGGCTTGTAAAGATACCATCTGAACAGGAACAGCTAAGAGCCAGACAAATATCTGCTCAGCAGATTAACAAATTGGAAGAATTGTGGCGAGACAATGTTGATGCAACTTTTCAAGATCTTGAAAAGCCTGGTGTAGATGAAGAACCACAACAAGTCTTATTACGTTATGAGGATGGATACCAATATCAGAATATATTTGGACCGCTTGTAAAATTAGAAGCTGATTATGACAAGCGTTTAAAAGAATCACAGACCCAAGAAAATATTGAAGTAAGATGGGACGTAGGtctgaataaaaaaacaatagcataTTTTATGTTAGCTAAAACCGATGGTGATATGAAATTAATGCATGGAGATGAATTAAGACTTCGTTATTTGGGAGAACTTCACAAACCATGGTCTGGTATTGGCCATGTTATCAAAATTCCTGACAATTATGGAGAAGAAGTTGGTatagaattgaaaaataacgCAGGCGCTCCAACAGAGTGCATTAGTAATTTTGTCGTTGATTTCATCTGGAAAAGCACAAGCTTTGATCG aATGCAATTGGCACTACGAAAATTTGCCGTGGATGATACATCCGTATCAGcgtatatatatcatagattGCTCGGTCACGAGGTAGAAGAAGTTCTATTTCGTTGTCATTTACCGAAACACTTTAGTGCTCCTAACTTGCCAGATTTAAATAGATCCCAAGTGTACGCTGTAAAACATGCTGTACAACGACCATTGTCTTTGATACAAGGTCCGCCTGGTACAGGAAAAACTGTAACCAGCGCTACAATAGTATATCAGCTTGTAAAACAAAACGGAGGTCCGGTACTTGTTTGTGCACCATCTAATACCGCGGTCGATCAACTTACGGAGAAAGTACATAAATCTAATTTAAAGGTAGTACGTCTTTGTGCAAAATCACGTGAGGCAATTGATTCGCCCGTGAGTTTTCTTGCATTGcacaatcaaataaaaaatatggagACAAATACGGAATTGCAAAAGCTTCAACAATTGAAAGACGAAACGGGTGAATTGTCAAGCGTAGATGAAAAACGTTATAGACTTTTAAAGAAAGCTGcagaaaaagaattgttagAGGCGGCCGATGTGATATGTTGCACCTGCGTTGGCGCAGGTGATCCAAGATTGCACAGATTAAAATTTCACTCTATACTTATAGATGAAAGTATGCAAGCAACGGAACCAGAATGTATGGTACCAGTTGTCCTTGGAGCTAAGCAATTAATACTTGTCGGAGACCATTGTCAATTAGGACCTGTCGTTATGTGTAAAAAAGCTGCAAGGGCTGGACTTTCCCAATCGTTATTTGAAAGATTGGTCGTTCTTGGAATCAGACCATTTCGTCTTGAGGTCCAATATCGTATGCATCCAGATCTGTCTCGTTTTCCatctaatttcttttacgaAGGTTCTCTTCAAAATGGAGTGTGCGccgacgaaagaaaattattaaagattgatTTTCCCTGGCCTGCTCCTGACAAACCTATGTTCTTCTACGTAACTCAAGGTCAAGAAGAAATTGCTGGTAGCGGTACATCTTACTTGAACCGTACAGAAGCATCTAACGTagaaaaaataacgacaagaTTTTTACGTTGCGGCGTAAAACCAGAACAAATTGGTGTAATAACACCTTACGAAGGTCAAAGGGCATACTTGGTTCAATACATGCAATATCAAGGTTCGCTGCATTCTAAATTATATCAAGAAATAGAAGTCGCAAGTGTCGATGCTTTTCAAGGACGCGAaaaggatataataattatgtcttGCGTAAGATCGAATGAACATCAGGGTATAGGATTTTTAAACGATCCAAGAAGATTAAACGTTGCATTGACTCGTGCAAAATatggtattattatcgtaggaAATCCAAAAGTACTTTCAAAACAACCACTTTGGAATCATTTGTTGAGCTTTTACAAGGAACAGAAGGTCCTTGTAGAGGGCCCATTGAATAATTTGAAAGAATCTATGATACAATTTGCTAAACCAAAAAAGCTTGTTAATGCGGCAAATCCAGGATCACACTTTATGACGACATCTATGTACGATGCCAGAGAGGTTTTGATTCCTGGTTCTGTTTACGATCGTTCCGGTAATCAGGTTAACGGAACTCAAAATCACAATCCGTATTATCAGAGAAACGTGCCTCTGGATATTTTCAGTAGAACTCACGATACCATAAGTTACATAAGCCCTGAAAGAGCACAGGCCGCCATGAATAATGTACCAGTCCCAGTTGGTATGTTTATGAACATGGCCCATGTACCACCGCGTTTTTATAATCAACATCAACAGGCTCTACAAGCAAGACAAAATCAACGAAATAGACGTGGCACTCCCGcatctaaaaataaatctgGTGCGCGTATGGGTAAGCTAAGTCAAACCGAACAAAACACACAACCATACAGCCAACCAGGATTACCATTGACTCAAGGGACAACTCAGGGTATGTCTCAGCCAGGATTCAGTCTTTCTCAGCCTGGATTAAGCCAGGCTGAACTTTCACAGGATTCCTTCGCGGTTGGGGAATTTCAATCACAAATGGACGGCCTGCTGTCCCAAGATTCGACTTATCAAGGTGATAGAAGTGGTTTTTATCAATCTGGTCAGTCACAAGCCGGGGGACAATTCTCCCAGCCATACTGA
- the LOC124430371 gene encoding poly(A) RNA polymerase gld-2 homolog A-like isoform X2, with translation MGGQHASGQYLSTPTQMVHINSTNVLSPAEYTQYIPDVSGHNRHHMMQTGSYPLELLQLMGVEIPSLRHIDYVSNVGTGSGSGNWPRRIIPPNNTSPLQPPLHLNFRPSNNNSIKKQHWSNKTSKKSSYRENFLYNDKYNSDSGFSSRSPTPSKYQADSSQNESSDERDSITSSIEQGIKKLHRVQSDYNIVNNKITEEGFISSASAHQFYQNQRPINYYPAFSTPRSFQNYQNKRRYHTGKGSPPPQKSQRGKKFTGVILPGYSMFPRCHTAPDRFLARSHLIEVNYTPTDLITGTVWDKLSQDIWKKFITNQQTEIVYRNKMNLWKYLYVLIKGTFPKYGLFLVGSTMNGFGSDNSDVDMCLLVRHTEMDQKNEAIAHLEQILRCLKRSDIITQLELIQAKVPILKFHDAMQNLEVDLNCNNAVGIRNTHLLYCYSQIDWRVRPLVLVVKLWAQCQNINDAKNMTISSYSLVLMVIHFLQCGVNPPVLPCLHSLYVGKFGPHTDIHSIDINEKLNIPPIWFYPTNRQSLGELFVEFFRYYVTFDFSQYAISVRLARKIPIEECRRARSLKNDPHQWKCLCIEEPFDLTNTARSVYDPDVFARIKQVFDCTYQKLKEGHNLASIFVKVNTISSFAMT, from the exons ATGGGTGGCCAACATGCGAGTGGACAATATCTATCAACGCCAACACAAATGGTACATATTAATAGTACAAATGTATTATCACCGGCAGAGTATACACAGTATATACCCGATGTGTCTGGCCATAATAGGCATCATATGATGcag ACTGGAAGTTATCCATTGGAATTATTGCAATTAATGGGTGTTGAAATTCCTTCATTGCGGCACATAGATTATGTCAGTAATGTAGGTACTGGTTCTGGTTCAGGAAACTGGCCAAGGCGAATTATTCCGCCAAACAATACTTCCCCTCTACAACCACCCTTGCATCTAAATTTTAGACcatcgaataataattcaataaagaAACAACATTGGAGTAataaaacaagtaaaaaaagtTCGTATAGAGAAAACTTTttgtataatgataaatataatagtgaCAGTGGCTTTAGTTCCCGTTCTCCAACCCCCAGTAAATATCAAGCTGATAGTAGCCAGAATGAAAGTTCAGATGAACGGGATTCTATAACATCTTCAATCGAACAAGGAATCAA AAAGTTACATAGAGTGCAATCAGactataatattgtaaataataaaattacagaAGAAGGTTTTATTTCAAGTGCCTCAGCacatcaattttatcaaaatcaaCGAcccattaattattatcctgCTTTTTCAACTCCCAGatcatttcaaaattatcagaataaaagaagatatcaTACAG GTAAAGGTAGTCCACCACCTCAAAAATCTCAACGGGGTAAAAAGTTCACAGGAGTAATATTACCAGGTTACAGTATGTTCCCTAGGTGTCATACAGCTCCAGATCGATTTCTCGCTAGATCTCATCTTATTGAAGTAAATTATACGCCAACCGATTTAATAACTGGAACGGTGTGGGACAAACTTTCGCAGGATATTTGGAAGAAGTTTATTACAAATCAGCAAACTGAAATtgtttatagaaataaaatgaatcttTGGAAATATCTCTATGTTTTAATAAag GGAACGTTTCCAAAATATGGATTATTTTTGGTTGGTTCAACAATGAATGGTTTTGGATCTGACAATAGCGATGTAGATATGTGCTTACTAGTGAGACATACAGAAATGGATCAAAAAAATGAAGCTATCGCCCACTTAGAACAGATATTAAGGTGTCTCAAACGATctg atattataacaCAACTTGAACTTATACAAGCAAAAGTACCAATCTTGAAGTTTCACGATGCTATGCAAAATTTAGAAGTCGATCTCAATTGCAATAATGCTGTAGGAATACGTAATACTCATCtcctttattgttattctcaaa ttGACTGGAGAGTAAGACCTTTGGTTCTAGTTGTCAAATTATGGGCTCAATgtcaaaatataaatgacgCCAAAAACATGACAATATCTAGTTACTCTTTAGTTTTAATGGTCATACATTTTCTACAAT GTGGCGTCAATCCTCCAGTTCTTCCATGTTTACATTCTTTATATGTAGGAAAATTTGGACCACATACAGATATTCATTCCATAGATATTAATGAGAAATTAAACATTCCGCCTATATGGTTTTATCCTACAAATCGTCAATCGCTCGGGGAACTTTTTGTAGAATTTTTTAGATATTACGTCACATTCGA TTTCAGCCAATATGCTATTTCTGTGCGTTTGGCACGTAAAATACCAATAGAAGAATGTAGGAGAGCACGATCGTTAAAAAATGATCCACATCAATGGAAATGTCTATGTATTGAAG AACCCTTTGATTTGACAAATACTGCTAGGTCGGTGTATGATCCAGACGTATTTGCAAGAATCAAGCAGGTATTTGATTGTACCTATCAAAAACTAAAGGAAGGTCATAATTTAGCAAGCATCTTTGTCAAAGTTAATACTATATCATCTTTTGCTATGACATAA